The proteins below are encoded in one region of Tessaracoccus aquimaris:
- the rhaS gene encoding rhamnose ABC transporter substrate-binding protein, translating to MKLMSLSGKLIAAAAAISLGLTACGGTTPANPTDSPAATGGGGGGEASGDLSITFLPKNLGNPYFDTSSKGGKAAVEEFKGTFAEVGPASATPDAQVSYINTLTQQQVGAIVVSANDPQAICDALNEARDAGTKVVTFDSDTNPECRDLFVSQADAAGIAKVQVDMIAEQIGDAGEIAILSASANATNQNAWIDLMKKDLADNHPNIKMVEVVYGDDDDQTSFDKTAALIQTYPELKGIVSPTTVGIAAAARYLSTSSAKGKVAITGLGTPNQMREYVKDGTVKEFALWNPEDLGYLSAFAAKNLIDGTIKGAEGDSFEAGKLGKFTVGADSVVLLGDPYRFNADNIDDFDF from the coding sequence ATGAAGCTCATGTCCCTCAGCGGCAAGCTCATCGCGGCAGCCGCCGCGATCAGCCTCGGCCTCACCGCCTGCGGCGGAACCACCCCGGCCAACCCCACCGACTCTCCCGCGGCCACCGGCGGCGGTGGCGGAGGCGAGGCCTCGGGCGACCTGTCGATCACGTTCCTGCCCAAGAACCTCGGCAACCCCTACTTCGACACCTCGAGCAAGGGCGGCAAGGCCGCCGTCGAGGAGTTCAAGGGCACCTTCGCCGAGGTCGGCCCCGCGTCGGCGACCCCTGACGCTCAGGTCAGCTACATCAACACCCTGACCCAGCAGCAGGTCGGCGCCATCGTCGTGTCCGCCAACGACCCGCAGGCCATCTGCGACGCCCTCAACGAGGCGCGCGACGCCGGCACCAAGGTCGTCACCTTCGACTCTGACACCAACCCCGAGTGCCGCGACCTGTTCGTCAGCCAGGCCGACGCCGCGGGCATCGCCAAGGTGCAGGTCGACATGATCGCCGAGCAGATCGGCGACGCGGGCGAGATCGCCATCCTCTCGGCGTCGGCCAACGCGACCAACCAGAACGCCTGGATCGACCTCATGAAGAAGGACCTGGCCGACAACCACCCGAACATCAAGATGGTTGAGGTCGTCTACGGAGACGACGACGACCAGACCTCGTTCGACAAGACCGCCGCCCTGATCCAGACCTACCCGGAGCTCAAGGGCATCGTGTCGCCGACCACCGTCGGCATCGCGGCCGCCGCCCGTTACCTGTCGACCTCTTCTGCGAAGGGCAAGGTCGCCATCACCGGCCTCGGCACCCCCAACCAGATGCGCGAGTACGTCAAGGACGGCACCGTCAAGGAGTTCGCGCTGTGGAACCCCGAGGACCTCGGCTACCTGAGCGCCTTCGCAGCCAAGAACCTGATCGACGGCACCATCAAGGGCGCTGAGGGCGACTCGTTCGAGGCGGGCAAGCTCGGCAAGTTCACGGTCGGCGCCGACAGCGTCGTCCTGCTTGGCGACCCGTACCGCTTCAACGCTGACAACATCGACGACTTCGACTTCTGA
- a CDS encoding L-rhamnose mutarotase, with amino-acid sequence MGRVAPENLDAYRTAHAAVWPELLRALKDAGWNNYSLHLADDGLLIGYVESDDLDAAQARVAATEVNRRWQAEMAALFGIEGAPDESWTFMPEVFHLETQLAAAGEGLTS; translated from the coding sequence ATCGGGAGGGTCGCCCCCGAGAACCTCGACGCGTACCGCACGGCGCACGCCGCCGTGTGGCCGGAACTGCTGCGGGCGCTCAAGGACGCGGGCTGGAACAACTACTCGCTGCACCTGGCCGACGACGGGCTACTGATCGGCTACGTCGAGTCGGACGACCTGGACGCCGCCCAGGCGAGGGTCGCAGCCACCGAGGTCAACCGGAGGTGGCAGGCCGAGATGGCCGCCCTGTTCGGCATCGAGGGGGCGCCGGACGAGTCGTGGACGTTCATGCCCGAGGTGTTCCACCTCGAGACCCAACTCGCTGCCGCGGGGGAGGGCCTCACCAGTTGA
- a CDS encoding LssY C-terminal domain-containing protein, which yields MHEPTELVAPTQEGTPREALPVDAGAEPPVYRTVPKAAIPPTRRRVSDVFDAVFILIALVCVGWLSVRLLIASFQLSWVSFVPILGFYAVVAYLLLPRLHQVFTNLYVPDYFIGRTRTGDGLLGDPVNLAFDGTEADLHAAMRAAGWSLADEITIASSFKMIASTVFRRTYKEAPVSDLMLFRRRQDFAYQQEVGGDASKRHHVRFWKVPDGWLLPGGVQVGWVAAGTYDRRVGLSLFTGQVTHKIDPDTDAERDYIVDTVRYADPAVGLHIIDGFSIAYHSRNGGGDSIRTDGNLPIVDANGAAQRSPGPLPVPVSDAAAITKHHIPPAGLLFAGLLVLLRSVQTVLLLPLVVRIVRAEMGETWMVIVACATFVSFPLLYLTLWLLTLARRRWARTLFMVTLSLDAVSSLLETVPHGAMRIVMLAGVALSVMTLLMVSGSAARAWVDERKKPGVGAVNADVSS from the coding sequence GTGCACGAGCCGACCGAACTAGTCGCGCCGACTCAGGAGGGGACGCCACGCGAGGCCCTCCCCGTCGACGCAGGCGCCGAGCCGCCCGTCTACCGCACCGTCCCGAAGGCCGCGATCCCGCCGACCAGACGTCGGGTCAGCGACGTGTTCGACGCGGTGTTCATCCTCATCGCGCTCGTCTGCGTCGGGTGGCTCTCCGTCCGGCTTCTGATCGCCAGCTTCCAGCTCAGCTGGGTCAGCTTCGTGCCGATCCTCGGGTTCTACGCGGTGGTGGCCTACCTGCTGCTGCCGCGGCTGCACCAGGTCTTCACGAACCTCTACGTCCCGGACTACTTCATTGGCAGGACCCGCACCGGCGACGGGCTGCTCGGCGACCCCGTCAACCTCGCCTTCGACGGCACCGAGGCGGACCTGCACGCCGCCATGCGAGCCGCGGGGTGGAGCCTTGCCGACGAGATCACGATCGCCTCGTCCTTCAAGATGATCGCCTCCACCGTCTTCCGACGCACCTACAAGGAGGCGCCGGTCTCCGACCTGATGCTCTTCAGGCGAAGGCAGGATTTCGCCTACCAGCAGGAGGTGGGCGGGGACGCGTCGAAGCGTCACCACGTGCGCTTCTGGAAGGTGCCGGACGGCTGGCTGCTGCCCGGCGGCGTCCAGGTCGGGTGGGTGGCCGCCGGAACCTACGACCGTCGCGTCGGGTTGTCGCTGTTCACCGGCCAGGTGACGCACAAGATCGACCCGGACACCGATGCGGAGCGCGACTACATTGTCGACACCGTGCGCTACGCCGACCCTGCGGTGGGGCTGCACATCATCGACGGCTTCTCGATCGCCTATCACAGCCGAAACGGTGGGGGCGACTCGATCCGCACCGACGGCAACCTGCCGATCGTCGACGCGAACGGCGCCGCGCAACGCTCACCGGGCCCGTTGCCCGTGCCGGTCTCGGACGCCGCCGCGATCACGAAGCACCACATCCCGCCCGCAGGGCTGCTGTTCGCGGGGCTTCTCGTGCTGCTCCGCTCCGTCCAGACGGTGCTGCTGCTTCCGCTTGTCGTCCGGATCGTCCGTGCGGAGATGGGGGAGACCTGGATGGTGATCGTGGCATGCGCCACCTTCGTCTCCTTTCCGCTGCTGTACCTGACGCTCTGGCTGCTCACGCTGGCGCGCAGACGCTGGGCGAGGACCCTGTTCATGGTCACCCTGAGCTTGGACGCCGTCTCGTCGTTGCTGGAGACGGTGCCGCACGGCGCGATGCGGATCGTGATGCTCGCAGGCGTCGCGCTGTCGGTGATGACGCTGCTGATGGTGAGTGGGTCAGCGGCGCGCGCCTGGGTCGACGAGCGCAAGAAGCCGGGCGTCGGTGCCGTCAACGCCGACGTGAGCTCCTGA